One Notolabrus celidotus isolate fNotCel1 chromosome 18, fNotCel1.pri, whole genome shotgun sequence DNA window includes the following coding sequences:
- the anapc11 gene encoding anaphase-promoting complex subunit 11: MKVKIRQWNGVASWLWVANDENCGICRMPFNGCCPDCKVPGDDCPLVWGQCSHCFHMHCILKWLNSQQVQQQCPMCRQEWKFKE; the protein is encoded by the exons ATGAAGGTGAAGATCCGGCAGTGGAACGGGGTGGCCTCCTGGCTGTGGGTCGCCAATGATGAGAACTGTGGGATCTGCAGGATGCCTTTCAATGGCTGCTGCCCGGACT GTAAAGTTCCTGGAGACGACTGCCCGCTGGTCTGGGGTCAGTGCTCCCATTGTTTCCACATGCACTGCATCTTAAAGTGGCTGAACTCACAGCAGGTCCAGCAGCAGTGCCCCATGTGCAGACAAGAGTGGAAGTTTAAAGAATGA